In Odocoileus virginianus isolate 20LAN1187 ecotype Illinois unplaced genomic scaffold, Ovbor_1.2 Unplaced_Contig_11, whole genome shotgun sequence, one DNA window encodes the following:
- the APOBEC1 gene encoding C->U-editing enzyme APOBEC-1, translating to MASDRGPPAGDPTLRRRIEPWEFEFSFDPRKFCKEACLLYEIQWGNSRDVWRHSGKNTTKHVERNFIEKIASERYFCPSISCSIFWYLSWSPCWECSKAIREFLNQHPNVTLVIYVARLYQHMDPQNRQGLKDLFHSGVTIQVMRAPEYDHCWRNFVNYPCGKEAHWPRYPPLCINLYALELYCIISGLPPCLQISRRYQNQLIEFRLILQNCHYQMIPPYILLATGMIQLPVTWR from the exons ATGGCTTCTGACAGAG GTCCTCCAGCGGGAGATCCCACATTGAG GAGAAGAATTGAACCCTGGGAATTTGAATTCTCCTTTGACCccagaaaattctgtaaagaggCCTGTCTGCTCTACGAAATCCAGTGGGGCAACAGCCGGGACGTCTGGCGACACTCGGGCAAAAACACCACCAAGCATGTTGAACgcaattttatagaaaaaattgcTTCAGAAAGATATTTTTGCCCATCCATCAGCTGCTCCATCTTCTGGTACTTGTCCTGGAGTCCCTGCTGGGAATGCTCCAAGGCCATTAGAGAATTTTTGAATCAGCATCCTAATGTGACCCTAGTTATTTACGTAGCACGGCTTTACCAGCACATGGATCCGCAAAACCGGCAAGGACTCAAAGACCTGTTTCACAGCGGTGTGACTATCCAGGTCATGAGAGCCCCAG AGTATGATCACTGCTGGAGGAATTTTGTCAACTACCCCTGTGGGAAAGAAGCTCACTGGCCAAGATACCCACCTCTGTGTATAAACTTGTATGCACTGGAACTCTACTGCATCATTTCA ggTCTCCCTCCGTGCTTACAGATTTCAAGAAGATATCAGAATCAGCTCATAGAGTTCAGACTGATTCTTCAAAATTGTCATTACCAAATGATTCCACCCTATATCCTTTTAGCGACGGGGATGATACAACTTCCTGTGACTTGGAGATGA